A genomic segment from Salvelinus alpinus chromosome 8, SLU_Salpinus.1, whole genome shotgun sequence encodes:
- the LOC139582306 gene encoding somatomedin-B and thrombospondin type-1 domain-containing protein-like, giving the protein MYHILVEGGCAGKCCGGSDITCVTADWRMDRVYRACYCDEGCLRTKDCCYDYPTECPGKDVWDQDRSGGWVGSGQSPGPGFITTMDLFGKGRRQHDITPLDPGFCMEYKMESLTPHCRVEKRPHAHWMQYLREGYVVCVACRPPAMRNHSGSCQGDGQESDSEELLHWQAVGNSRCRGTWKKVQRTAHCSCPHVHSFLFI; this is encoded by the exons ATGTACCACATCTTGGTGGAAGGGGGGTGTGCTGGGAAGTGCTGCGGGGGTTCTGACATCACCTGTGTAACGGCAGACTGGAGGATGGACCGGGTATACAGAGCCTGCTACTGCGACGAGGGCTGCCTCAGGACCAAAGACTGTTGCTATGACTACCCCACCGAGTGCCCAGGTAAGGACGTATGGGATCAGGACAGGTCAGGAGGATGGGTGGGGTCAGGACAG TCTCCAGGTCCAGGTTTCATCACCACCATGGATCTGTTTGGTAAAGGAAGAAGACAGCATGACATCACCCCTCTGGACCCTGG GTTCTGTATGGAGTATAAGATGGAGTCTCTGACTCCTCACTGTAGGGTGGAGAAGCGACCACACGCCCACTGGATGCAGTATCTACGGGAGGGTTACGTGGTGTGTGTGGCGTGCCGACCACCCGCCATGCGTAACCATAGCGGCAGCTGCCAGGGAGACGGGCAAGAATCCGACAG tgaggAGCTGCTCCATTGGCAGGCTGTGGGGAACTCTCGCTGTCGAGGAACATGGAAGAAGGTCCAGAGAACAGCACACTGCTCCTGTCCTCACGTCCACAGCTTCCTCTTCATATAA